Proteins from one Panicum virgatum strain AP13 chromosome 7K, P.virgatum_v5, whole genome shotgun sequence genomic window:
- the LOC120639514 gene encoding lecithin-cholesterol acyltransferase-like 1, with translation MRRQTQIQPSQMELLPQRLSPLVVLLLATPLFVGAPSLADDATSSLHPVVLVPGNTCAQLDARLTDEYEPPTPGCGMPKQGRGWFRLWDNFTALQEDPALLPCHADQLRLVYDPVAGDYRNMPGVKTRVVSFGSTRSFRFDDPARKNVCMEGLVDALEGVGYREGANLFGAPYDFRHAPAAPGMASKVFSDLSSSFKLLVERASERSGNKPVILVTHSMGGLFTMVFLDRTHLAWRRRFVKHLVMLCLGAGGSPLNMWPLAFNAASPPSSLPGTVLTYGNRSFASMFSLLPSPKVYGDAPLVITGAKNYSASNMAEYLAAVGLSEEQVALYRTRALPVTLDIRAPLVPMTSINGVGVPTIDKLVFWDGNFSAKPQLVNGDGDGQINLQTVLALESLIRAHPDQGYFKSILIPNTTHKGMISDEFALKRVVSEILEQIKPPHDTGTLIN, from the exons ATGCGTCGCCAGACACAAATTCAACCGTCCCAAATGGAGCTGCTGCCGCAGCGTCTCTCGCCCCTTGTTGTCCTCTTGCTTGCAACACCATTGTTCGTCGGTGCACCGTCGCTGGCAGACGATGCCACGTCCAGCCTCCACCCTGTCGTGCTGGTGCCGGGCAACACCTGCGCCCAGCTCGACGCGCGGCTCACCGACGAGTACGAGCCCCCGACGCCGGGCTGCGGCATGCCCAAGCAGGGGCGCGGGTGGTTCCGGCTGTGGGACAACTTCACCGCGCTGCAGGAGGACCCCGCGCTCCTGCCGTGCCACGCCGACCAGCTGCGGCTGGTGTAcgaccccgtcgccggcgactaCCGCAACATGCCGGGCGTCAAGACTCGGGTCGTGTCCTTCGGCTCCACCCGTAGCTTCCGCTTCGACGATCCTGCACGGAA GAACGTGTGCATGGAAGGGCTCGTCGACGCGCTGGAAGGGGTCGGGTACAGGGAGGGAGCCAACCTGTTCGGCGCACCTTACGACTTCCGACATGCGCCGGCCGCACCGGGCATGGCGTCCAAGGTGTTCTCCGACTTGAGCTCCAGCTTCAAGCTGCTCGTGGAGCGCGCGAGCGAGAGGAGCGGGAACAAGCCGGTCATCCTCGTCACGCACAGCATGGGCGGCTTGTTCACCATGGTGTTCCTCGACCGGACCCACCTGGCGTGGCGCAGGAGGTTCGTCAAGCACCTTGTCATGCTCTGCCTCGGCGCGGGGGGCTCGCCGCTGAACATGTGGCCCCTCGCCTTCAACGCGGCGAGCCCTCCGTCATCGCTGCCGGGCACCGTGCTGACGTACGGGAACAGGAGCTTCGCGAGCATGTTCTCCCTCCTACCGTCCCCGAAGGTGTACGGCGACGCGCCGCTGGTGATCACCGGAGCCAAGAACTACTCGGCCagcaacatggcggagtacctTGCGGCGGTCGGTCTCTCCGAGGAACAGGTGGCGCTCTACCGAACAAGGGCGCTGCCGGTGACGCTCGACATTAGGGCGCCGCTCGTGCCGATGACGTCCATCAATGGCGTTGGTGTGCCCACGATAGATAAGCTGGTGTTCTGGGACGGTAACTTCAGCGCAAAGCCTCAACTGGTGAACGGGGATGGCGATGGGCAGATCAACTTGCAGACAGTGTTGGCGTTGGAAAGTTTGATCAGAGCCCACCCGGATCAGGGTTACTTCAAGTCAATTTTGATCCCCAACACAACGCACAAGGGTATGATCTCGGATGAATTTGCGCTCAAGCGCGTGGTCAGCGAAATTCTTGAGCAAATTAAGCCACCTCATGATACGGGGACATTAATAAATTAA